From Bacillus horti, one genomic window encodes:
- the spoIIIAE gene encoding stage III sporulation protein AE, protein MVLRSVIIISWISFFLFVPLTATEAIAPTDLTTSEDDQSEHLGEKLVERQLESLGTDEIEQFWRMVQEEYEGFLPENQPVRIKDFFQTDGSLFSMGLVSGLLKYLFHELLLNGKLLGSILILTVFSAILEQMQAAFERNSISKVAYAITYLVLLILAINSFQSAMGYAREAIASMVHFMMALLPIVLALMASVGNITSVSLFHPLIVFLVNSSGIFIYSFVLPLLFFSTILGIISTFSDQYKVTQLSKLLRNIGVGALGIFFTVFLGVISVQGAATAVVDGVTIKTAKFVAGNFVPVVGKMFTDAADTVVGASLLVKNTIGLAGVFIIILLCIFPALKIMTIALIYSLSAALLQPLGSSNIIECLSIIGKNMLYVFAALATVCLMFFLGLTIIIAAGNLSVMVR, encoded by the coding sequence ATGGTACTGAGATCCGTAATAATTATATCTTGGATAAGTTTCTTTCTTTTCGTTCCTCTAACGGCTACAGAGGCTATCGCTCCCACGGATTTAACAACTTCTGAGGATGATCAATCAGAGCATCTAGGAGAAAAATTAGTAGAAAGGCAGCTAGAAAGTCTGGGGACGGATGAAATTGAGCAGTTTTGGCGAATGGTCCAAGAAGAATATGAAGGCTTTTTGCCTGAAAATCAGCCAGTTAGGATTAAGGATTTTTTTCAAACAGACGGTTCTCTTTTTTCTATGGGCTTAGTCTCTGGCTTATTGAAGTATCTTTTTCATGAGCTTTTGCTTAATGGTAAGCTGCTAGGAAGTATCCTCATACTGACGGTATTCAGTGCCATTCTAGAGCAAATGCAAGCAGCATTTGAAAGGAACAGCATTAGTAAGGTGGCGTATGCCATTACCTACTTAGTGCTTCTGATCCTAGCGATTAATAGCTTTCAGAGTGCCATGGGCTATGCCAGAGAAGCGATTGCTAGTATGGTTCACTTTATGATGGCTCTTCTACCCATTGTTCTAGCCTTAATGGCTTCAGTAGGAAACATTACATCAGTCTCCTTATTTCATCCGCTAATTGTGTTTTTAGTAAACTCTAGCGGCATTTTTATCTATAGCTTTGTACTCCCATTGTTGTTTTTTTCTACGATTTTAGGGATTATTAGCACATTTTCCGATCAGTATAAAGTCACTCAGTTGTCCAAGCTTCTGAGGAATATAGGGGTGGGTGCGCTAGGAATTTTCTTTACTGTTTTTCTGGGAGTCATCTCTGTCCAAGGAGCCGCTACGGCTGTTGTCGATGGTGTCACGATCAAAACGGCGAAATTTGTAGCAGGTAACTTTGTTCCTGTGGTAGGGAAGATGTTTACTGATGCTGCGGACACAGTTGTTGGAGCTTCACTTCTTGTCAAAAATACGATTGGTCTAGCAGGCGTTTTTATCATTATTTTATTATGTATCTTTCCAGCCCTTAAAATTATGACGATTGCCCTAATCTATAGCCTTTCCGCTGCATTACTCCAGCCGTTAGGAAGCTCAAACATAATTGAATGCCTATCCATCATTGGTAAAAATATGCTGTATGTCTTCGCCGCTTTAGCCACAGTGTGTTTGATGTTTTTCTTAGGTCTTACAATCATTATTGCAGCGGGGAATCTATCGGTGATGGTGAGGTGA
- the spoIIIAD gene encoding stage III sporulation protein AD yields the protein MEIIQLVGLGFVATILILLIKEQKPIFAFALTAVTGVIIFLFLIDKIAEVINVLESLATNGGIQLVYLKTILQIIGIAYIAEFGAQITRDAGQGAIASKIELAGKILIMVLAIPIITVIIETVMKLIPA from the coding sequence ATGGAGATCATTCAACTTGTAGGACTAGGGTTTGTTGCAACCATTCTGATTCTGCTCATTAAAGAGCAAAAGCCCATTTTTGCTTTTGCTTTGACAGCCGTTACAGGCGTCATTATTTTCCTCTTTCTGATTGATAAGATTGCTGAGGTAATAAATGTTCTGGAGAGCCTAGCTACCAATGGCGGCATACAGCTAGTGTATTTAAAGACAATCCTTCAGATAATTGGAATTGCCTATATAGCGGAGTTTGGGGCACAGATCACTAGAGATGCTGGACAAGGAGCCATTGCTTCCAAAATTGAGCTGGCGGGGAAAATCCTAATTATGGTTTTAGCCATCCCTATTATTACAGTTATCATTGAAACGGTCATGAAGCTTATACCTGCGTAA
- the spoIIIAC gene encoding stage III sporulation protein AC, producing the protein MNIDVNTIFQIAGIGIVVAMIHTILKQAGKEDWAHWVTLIGFIVVLFMVANFIQDLFLKIRSVFLFQ; encoded by the coding sequence GTGAATATAGATGTAAATACAATATTTCAAATTGCGGGCATTGGTATTGTTGTAGCGATGATTCATACGATTTTAAAGCAAGCTGGAAAAGAAGACTGGGCTCATTGGGTGACGCTCATTGGCTTTATTGTTGTTTTGTTTATGGTGGCTAATTTTATTCAGGATTTATTTCTGAAAATAAGATCTGTGTTTTTATTTCAGTGA
- the spoIIIAB gene encoding stage III sporulation protein SpoIIIAB, producing the protein MLKLIGAMFIMLSSTLGGYHLARRLSNRTNQIRDLLMSLQLLETEICYGATPLQSAFEKIGKQHSGFVSQLFGNCSHYFTSLDGASTIQCWSKALGDVKAQSALKKVEWEWLEHFGTVIGNSDRLDQQKHLNLMMTHLKKYEEEARDDQLKYEKMYRTLGFLAGAVIVILML; encoded by the coding sequence ATGCTTAAGCTCATCGGAGCCATGTTTATTATGCTTTCCTCCACTTTAGGCGGCTATCATTTGGCAAGAAGACTCAGTAATAGGACAAATCAAATACGTGATCTACTAATGAGCTTACAGTTACTTGAGACGGAGATTTGCTATGGAGCTACTCCGCTTCAATCAGCATTTGAAAAGATAGGAAAGCAGCATTCAGGCTTTGTCAGTCAGCTTTTTGGAAACTGCTCTCATTATTTCACCAGTCTTGATGGAGCAAGCACTATCCAGTGTTGGTCTAAAGCGTTAGGTGATGTTAAAGCACAATCTGCATTAAAGAAGGTGGAATGGGAATGGCTCGAGCATTTTGGAACTGTCATTGGCAATTCTGATCGTTTGGATCAACAAAAACACCTCAACTTGATGATGACTCATTTAAAGAAATATGAAGAAGAGGCACGAGATGATCAGCTTAAATATGAAAAGATGTACCGAACCCTTGGCTTCCTAGCAGGTGCAGTCATCGTCATCCTGATGTTGTAG